The following proteins are co-located in the Shouchella hunanensis genome:
- the ccpA gene encoding catabolite control protein A has product MNTTIYDVAREAGVSMATVSRVVNGNPNVKPTTRKKVLEAIERLGYRPNAVARGLASKRTTTVGVIIPDISSIFFSELARGIEDIATMYKYNIILCNSDQNKDKEIHLINTLLEKQVDGIVFMGGEITEEHAEQFKRSPVPIVLAATLDSEKSFPSVNIDYTKAAEDVIQFLIDKGHERIGMLSGSLEDPINGYQKFAGYRNALEKNNIEFDEDLIVIGDYSYDSGIEAMDSFVEVEKKPTAIFASNDEMALGVIHGIQDKGLHVPEDYEVVGFDNTRLATMVRPTLSTVVQPLYDIGAVSMRLLTKLMNKEDVSESTVTLPHRIESRDSTK; this is encoded by the coding sequence ATGAATACAACCATTTATGATGTAGCAAGAGAAGCAGGCGTATCTATGGCAACAGTATCAAGAGTTGTTAATGGAAACCCAAATGTAAAACCAACAACAAGAAAGAAAGTTCTTGAGGCAATCGAACGTTTAGGGTATCGACCTAATGCTGTAGCTCGAGGATTAGCGAGTAAACGAACAACAACAGTAGGTGTAATCATTCCAGATATTTCAAGTATTTTCTTTTCGGAATTAGCGCGTGGTATTGAAGATATCGCAACGATGTACAAATATAACATTATCTTATGTAACTCAGATCAAAATAAAGACAAAGAAATTCATTTAATCAACACATTACTTGAAAAGCAAGTGGATGGAATTGTGTTTATGGGTGGAGAAATTACTGAAGAGCACGCAGAGCAATTTAAACGCTCGCCAGTACCGATTGTTCTAGCTGCAACGTTAGATAGTGAAAAGTCGTTTCCATCTGTTAATATTGACTACACAAAAGCGGCAGAAGACGTTATTCAGTTTTTAATTGATAAAGGTCATGAACGAATCGGTATGTTAAGTGGATCATTAGAAGATCCCATCAACGGCTATCAAAAATTCGCTGGCTATCGAAACGCTTTAGAGAAGAATAACATTGAGTTTGATGAGGACTTAATCGTCATTGGTGATTACTCATACGATTCAGGTATTGAAGCAATGGATTCTTTTGTAGAAGTTGAGAAGAAGCCAACAGCCATTTTTGCTTCAAATGACGAAATGGCTCTCGGTGTTATTCACGGTATTCAAGACAAAGGGTTACACGTTCCTGAGGATTATGAAGTGGTTGGATTTGACAATACGCGCTTAGCAACAATGGTTCGTCCTACATTATCAACTGTTGTTCAGCCGTTATATGATATCGGTGCTGTATCCATGCGTCTGTTAACGAAACTAATGAATAAAGAAGACGTATCAGAGTCGACTGTCACATTACCTCACCGTATTGAAAGCAGAGACTCAACAAAATAA
- a CDS encoding GNAT family N-acetyltransferase — protein sequence MDHPKKFVREPFSFQSKTLYLEGPLQPNEIEALDYHEALVSFRPAEAQKKALIEIAELPEGRINVIRDDQKIVGYVTFVYPDPLERWSEGKMENLIELGAIEIAPEYRANGLGKQLLQISMKDPAMENYIIITTEYYWHWDLKGSGLDVWEYRKVMEKMMNAGGLIWFATDDPEISSHPANCLMARIGANIDQASMEQFDQLRFVNRFMY from the coding sequence ATGGACCATCCAAAAAAGTTTGTTAGAGAACCTTTCTCTTTTCAGTCGAAAACGCTTTATTTAGAAGGCCCATTACAACCAAATGAAATTGAAGCATTAGACTATCATGAAGCACTCGTTTCTTTTCGCCCTGCTGAAGCGCAAAAAAAAGCACTAATCGAAATAGCTGAACTTCCTGAAGGAAGAATTAATGTCATTCGTGACGATCAGAAAATTGTCGGTTACGTCACCTTCGTTTACCCCGACCCACTTGAGCGCTGGTCAGAAGGAAAGATGGAAAATCTAATTGAACTTGGTGCGATTGAAATTGCACCTGAGTATCGAGCAAATGGATTAGGAAAACAGCTACTTCAGATATCAATGAAAGATCCTGCAATGGAAAACTATATCATTATAACAACAGAATACTATTGGCACTGGGATTTAAAAGGAAGCGGTCTTGATGTTTGGGAATATCGTAAAGTAATGGAAAAGATGATGAATGCAGGTGGACTGATTTGGTTCGCTACAGATGACCCAGAAATTAGCTCTCATCCTGCTAATTGTTTGATGGCACGTATTGGTGCGAATATTGATCAAGCTTCTATGGAACAGTTTGATCAGCTTCGTTTTGTTAACCGCTTTATGTATTAA
- a CDS encoding acetoin utilization protein AcuC, producing MTKERSAFIYGADAYPYKFSDTHPFHPLRLQLTHSLLESIGALEGVQIISPERATDEQLAYIHDPNFIEAVKEGGQGSLDTVKAQTFGLGTEDTPVFPHMHEASSYLVGGTIAACDAVLRDGYAHAFHLGGGLHHGFRGRASGFCVYNDSSIAIEYMRRKYGARVLYVDTDAHHGDGVQWAFYEDSDVCTLSIHETGRYLFPGTGHVTEKGSGEGFGYSINIPLDAFTEDDSFLHAYRESLKEAVTFFRPDIILTQNGADAHYYDPLSHLHLSIQSFREIPAIVHELAHEYCEGRWVAIGGGGYDKWRVVPRAWSYIWLAMTDQLHLAEERIPKSWLQQWQKEAAEILPSTWSDPAFPVIPRRTEITEKNRLTVDKALYHIRREQEKK from the coding sequence ATGACGAAAGAACGTTCTGCCTTTATTTATGGGGCAGATGCGTATCCGTACAAGTTTAGTGATACTCATCCATTTCATCCTCTTAGGCTCCAACTGACCCACTCTTTATTAGAGTCAATCGGTGCATTAGAGGGTGTACAGATCATTTCACCAGAGCGAGCAACAGATGAACAATTAGCCTACATTCACGATCCTAACTTTATAGAAGCTGTTAAAGAAGGTGGGCAAGGGTCACTTGATACGGTTAAAGCGCAAACATTTGGATTAGGAACAGAAGACACGCCTGTCTTTCCTCATATGCATGAAGCTTCTTCCTACTTAGTTGGAGGGACAATTGCTGCCTGTGATGCAGTGCTACGAGATGGATATGCGCATGCATTTCATCTTGGAGGAGGCTTGCATCACGGTTTTAGAGGACGAGCATCTGGTTTTTGTGTCTACAATGATTCATCGATTGCGATTGAATACATGCGACGCAAATATGGCGCTCGCGTACTTTACGTTGATACAGATGCCCATCATGGAGATGGTGTTCAATGGGCTTTCTATGAAGATTCTGATGTTTGTACATTAAGTATTCATGAAACTGGCCGTTATTTATTTCCAGGAACCGGTCATGTGACAGAGAAAGGGTCTGGGGAAGGCTTTGGTTATTCTATTAATATTCCATTAGATGCCTTCACAGAAGATGACTCCTTTCTTCACGCCTATAGGGAATCACTTAAAGAGGCTGTGACCTTTTTCCGCCCGGATATCATCTTAACGCAAAATGGAGCGGATGCGCATTATTATGACCCATTGTCTCACCTTCACCTCTCTATTCAATCGTTTCGTGAAATTCCTGCCATTGTGCATGAATTGGCACATGAATATTGTGAAGGTCGCTGGGTTGCGATTGGCGGGGGAGGCTACGATAAGTGGCGTGTAGTTCCAAGAGCTTGGTCCTATATTTGGCTAGCGATGACTGATCAGCTTCACCTTGCTGAGGAACGGATTCCTAAATCTTGGCTGCAACAATGGCAAAAAGAAGCTGCGGAAATTCTTCCTTCTACTTGGTCAGATCCAGCCTTTCCTGTTATTCCACGTAGAACCGAAATAACCGAAAAAAACCGACTTACTGTCGATAAAGCACTTTATCATATCCGACGCGAACAAGAAAAAAAATGA
- the acsA gene encoding acetate--CoA ligase: MKALPVIDGQYNLKNYEEAKEQFNWDQVKQAFSWNETGKMNIAYEAIDRHAENGKADQIALYYSDARRDERYTFKELKAYSNKAANVLKEAGVEKGDRVFIFMPRSPELYFALLGAVKLGAIVGPLFEAFMEGAVKDRLEDSGAKVLVTTPTLLERVPFNDLPQLETVLVDDKKYEDNGAFLQFNKRLDEASDELEVEWVDKEDGLILHYTSGSTGKPKGVLHVHEAMVQHYHTAKIVLDLKDDDIYWCTADPGWVTGTSYGIFGPWLAGVTNVVRGGRFSPDDWYETIQRYHVTVWYSAPTAFRMLMSAGDELVKKYDLSSLRHVLSVGEPLNPEVVRWGKNVFDLRIHDTWWMTETGAQMICNYPAMEIRPGSMGKPIPGVYAVIVDDRGNELPPNRMGNLAIKAGWPSMMRSIWNNEPKFKSYFEVAGWYISGDSAYMDEDGYFWFQGRIDDVIMTAGERVGPFEVESKLVEHPAVAEAGVIGKPDPVRGEIIKAFIALRDGYEVTDDLKEEIRQFVKNGLAAHAAPREMEFRSSLPKTRSGKIMRRVLKAWELDLPTGDLSTMED, encoded by the coding sequence ATGAAAGCGCTTCCTGTTATTGATGGACAATATAACCTGAAAAATTATGAAGAAGCAAAAGAACAATTTAATTGGGATCAAGTAAAACAAGCATTCTCTTGGAATGAAACAGGAAAAATGAATATAGCCTATGAAGCCATTGACCGCCACGCTGAAAATGGGAAAGCGGATCAAATTGCGCTTTACTATAGTGACGCACGTCGAGATGAACGCTATACATTTAAAGAGTTAAAAGCATATTCCAACAAAGCAGCAAATGTGTTGAAAGAAGCGGGTGTAGAAAAAGGAGACCGTGTATTTATTTTTATGCCAAGATCTCCTGAACTTTATTTTGCGCTTCTTGGTGCAGTCAAATTAGGTGCGATTGTAGGCCCATTATTTGAAGCGTTTATGGAGGGAGCTGTTAAGGATCGCCTTGAAGACAGTGGCGCTAAAGTACTTGTAACAACGCCTACATTACTAGAGCGTGTGCCGTTTAACGATTTACCGCAGCTCGAAACGGTTCTTGTTGATGATAAAAAGTATGAAGATAACGGCGCGTTTCTTCAATTTAATAAACGGTTAGACGAAGCATCAGATGAATTAGAAGTAGAATGGGTGGATAAAGAAGATGGACTTATTCTTCATTACACATCTGGTTCAACAGGAAAACCAAAAGGTGTTTTACATGTTCACGAAGCAATGGTACAACACTACCATACGGCTAAAATCGTACTTGACTTAAAGGATGATGATATTTATTGGTGTACAGCGGATCCCGGTTGGGTAACAGGTACATCTTACGGAATTTTCGGTCCTTGGCTTGCTGGTGTGACGAATGTGGTACGTGGCGGACGTTTTTCTCCAGATGATTGGTATGAGACGATTCAACGTTATCATGTAACCGTTTGGTATAGTGCACCAACTGCATTTAGAATGCTTATGAGTGCAGGGGATGAGCTTGTGAAGAAATACGATCTTTCTTCATTACGCCATGTATTAAGTGTTGGTGAGCCTCTGAATCCTGAGGTTGTCCGTTGGGGGAAAAATGTCTTCGATCTTCGTATTCACGATACGTGGTGGATGACGGAAACAGGTGCTCAAATGATTTGTAACTATCCAGCAATGGAAATTCGTCCAGGTTCAATGGGGAAACCAATTCCAGGTGTTTACGCGGTCATTGTTGATGATCGAGGGAATGAACTACCTCCAAACCGGATGGGGAATTTAGCCATTAAAGCTGGCTGGCCGTCGATGATGCGTTCCATTTGGAATAACGAACCGAAGTTTAAGAGTTATTTTGAAGTAGCAGGCTGGTATATCTCTGGTGATTCAGCATATATGGATGAAGATGGTTATTTCTGGTTCCAAGGAAGAATTGACGATGTCATTATGACAGCAGGTGAACGTGTTGGTCCATTTGAAGTTGAAAGCAAACTTGTGGAACATCCAGCAGTTGCTGAAGCTGGAGTAATTGGTAAACCAGACCCCGTTCGTGGTGAAATCATTAAAGCATTCATAGCTTTACGTGATGGTTATGAAGTAACAGACGATTTAAAAGAAGAGATTCGTCAATTTGTGAAAAATGGTTTAGCTGCCCATGCGGCACCGCGGGAAATGGAGTTCCGTTCTTCTTTACCTAAGACGCGCAGTGGTAAAATTATGCGTCGTGTGTTAAAAGCATGGGAACTTGATTTACCGACTGGTGATCTATCGACAATGGAAGATTAA
- a CDS encoding acetoin utilization AcuB family protein, whose translation MKLHLIMRTNVYTLTSTHSIQDAIDLMEQKSIRHIPIIDHDDNVIGIISDRDIRDVRPSILTQKTDESVFLKPISSIMASPVLTAHEDDDVQETAKLFYQHRIGCLPITANGRIIGIISESDILYSLTALLGADRPTSVIEVCVQNYPGMLADVATIFKQAGVNIVSAVAYPSQKVNYHMLSFRVQTIDPRKVIQKLADSGYDVYGPSLPSIGGER comes from the coding sequence ATGAAATTACATCTTATTATGCGTACAAACGTTTATACACTTACTTCAACTCATTCAATTCAAGACGCTATTGATTTAATGGAGCAAAAATCGATTCGTCATATTCCAATTATCGATCATGATGACAATGTTATTGGGATCATTTCCGATCGAGATATACGCGATGTGCGCCCGTCGATTTTAACTCAGAAAACAGATGAGTCTGTGTTTTTGAAACCGATTTCATCCATAATGGCGTCGCCTGTTTTAACGGCTCACGAAGATGACGATGTACAAGAAACGGCTAAATTATTCTATCAACATCGGATTGGCTGTTTACCAATAACCGCTAATGGACGTATAATAGGCATTATTTCAGAGTCAGATATTCTGTACAGCTTGACAGCACTTCTTGGTGCAGACCGCCCTACGTCTGTCATTGAAGTATGTGTGCAAAATTATCCTGGAATGCTCGCAGATGTAGCGACTATTTTCAAACAAGCTGGTGTGAACATTGTCAGTGCTGTGGCGTACCCAAGTCAAAAAGTAAACTATCATATGCTTTCTTTTCGTGTACAAACGATCGACCCAAGAAAAGTCATTCAGAAGCTTGCTGACAGTGGCTATGACGTATACGGACCATCCCTCCCATCCATTGGAGGTGAACGGTAA
- a CDS encoding bifunctional 3-deoxy-7-phosphoheptulonate synthase/chorismate mutase encodes MSHDQLDELRDQLDKVNLDLLEQINKRARLVKEIGEVKRQQGIARFDPVRERKMLDHIAEHNSGPFETGTLQHLFKQIFKASLELQEEDNSKALLVSRKRHPENTTVNVKGETIGDGKQRFVFGPCAVESYEQVLAVAKEMKKHGQRLLRGGAFKPRTSPYDFQGLGLEGLKILKRVADELDMAVVSEIVTPKDIELALDYVDVIQIGARNMQNFELLKTAGSVKKPVLLKRGLSATIEEFIHAAEYVVSKGNDQLMLCERGIRTYEKATRNTLDISAVPILKQETHLPVMVDVTHSTGRKDLLLPTAKAALAIGADAVMAEVHPDPAVALSDSAQQMNFDEFNSFMTALESSGLIKQAVTQS; translated from the coding sequence ATGAGTCACGATCAGCTAGACGAATTAAGAGATCAATTAGATAAGGTCAATTTAGATTTACTTGAACAAATTAACAAGCGGGCTCGTCTTGTTAAAGAAATTGGTGAAGTAAAAAGACAGCAGGGTATAGCTCGATTTGATCCAGTACGTGAAAGAAAAATGCTTGATCACATTGCAGAGCACAATAGTGGTCCGTTTGAAACAGGAACCCTTCAGCATTTATTTAAGCAGATTTTTAAAGCAAGCCTAGAGCTTCAAGAGGAAGACAATAGTAAAGCACTTCTCGTTTCTCGAAAAAGACACCCTGAAAATACAACCGTTAATGTTAAAGGTGAAACGATTGGTGATGGCAAACAACGCTTTGTTTTTGGCCCGTGTGCAGTTGAGAGCTATGAGCAAGTCCTAGCCGTTGCAAAAGAAATGAAAAAACATGGTCAGCGTCTATTAAGAGGCGGAGCATTTAAACCAAGAACATCACCTTATGATTTCCAAGGGCTTGGTTTAGAAGGGCTGAAAATTTTAAAACGTGTTGCTGATGAGCTTGATATGGCCGTTGTCAGTGAGATCGTTACACCGAAAGATATCGAATTGGCTTTGGATTACGTAGATGTGATTCAAATTGGAGCTCGTAACATGCAAAACTTTGAGCTCTTAAAAACAGCTGGTTCTGTTAAAAAGCCAGTACTACTAAAACGCGGACTATCAGCGACGATAGAAGAATTTATTCATGCAGCAGAATATGTTGTGTCCAAAGGAAACGACCAATTGATGCTTTGTGAAAGAGGTATTCGTACGTACGAAAAAGCAACAAGAAATACGCTAGATATCTCTGCCGTTCCAATTTTAAAACAAGAAACGCATCTACCTGTAATGGTTGATGTTACGCATTCAACAGGAAGAAAAGACCTCTTGCTTCCTACTGCAAAAGCAGCACTTGCTATTGGTGCAGACGCAGTTATGGCTGAAGTACATCCAGATCCAGCAGTTGCGTTATCTGATTCTGCTCAACAAATGAACTTTGATGAGTTTAATTCATTTATGACTGCGTTAGAATCATCAGGGTTAATTAAACAAGCAGTGACACAATCTTAA